The window TGGTGTAAGGTAGAGCGCAGGTATTCCCTGTCGAGATGGGTATAGATCTCAGTAGTGGTAATGCTTTCATGCCCGAGCATTTCCTGTACGGCCCTCAGGTCGGCACCGCCTTCTACCAGGTGTGTGGCGAAGGAATGCCTGAAAGTATGTGGAGATATACTTTTATTGATGCCGGCTTTTTTAGCCAGGTCCTTGATCAGGAGAAAGATCATCACCCTACTCAGCTGTCCGCCCCTGCGGTTGAGGAAAACGATATCCTCATTGCCTTTCACGGGAGGGTAATGGTTCCTGATAGTGCCCAGGTAAAGCCGCAATTGTTTAATGGCATTGCTGCCGATCGGCACCAGCCTTTCTTTATCTCCCTTTCCGATCACCCTGATGAAGCCCATGTCGAGATAGAGGCAGGAGATCTTCAATCCCACTACCTCGCTCACCCTTAGTCCGCAGCTGTACATGGTTTCCAGGATGGCTTTATTTCTTTCCCCTTCAGCCTTGCTGCGGTCGATGGCTCCAATGACCTGTTCTATCTCTTCAAAACTCAACACGTCAGGCAATGCCCTTTTAAGCTTGGGTGAATCCAGCAGCAGGGTGGGGTCGTTTTGACTGACCTGTTCGATCTGGCAATATTTGTAAAAACTCCTTAACCCGGAAAGGATCCTGGCCTGCGAGGTGGCCGTCATGCCAATTTCAGCGACCCAGCGGATGAATTCCTGTAAATGGGAAAGCTCCAATTGGCCGGGAGGCATGACCCATTGTTTCATCTCCAGGAACTGGGTGAGTTTATCCAGGTCGCGCAGGTAGGCTTCAACGGAATTGTCGGACAAGGACTTTTCCAGTTGCAGCCAGGCCTTAAACCCTTTTTTGTATGAAGCCCACATTGCCAAAATGATATTCAAATACAAAGCAAATTAAAACATCGAATCCTTTATATTGCAATTCCTAAAACTACAAGCAGCAGCGCATGACATCAAGCACCAATCCCCGTGCCGTTAACCTGAGGCAATTTGCTAAGCAGGTAAAGGATAATAAGAGTAAGTTACGCAGGTTCCTCACTAAAATTGAAAATGTAAGGCCGAGGGGGCTTGATCAACTGACGCCGGTCATTGAGCAACAGGTTTGGGCAGAAGTGGATTGCCTCACCTGCGCCAATTGCTGCAAAAAGATGAGCCCGACTTTCAATAAGAAGGATCTCGAACGTATTTCGGCTTACCTGGGAATGAGTGTGGAAGCGTTCAAGGAGAAGTGGTTGTACTACGATAAGAAAGATGGCGACTGGATGAATGTAAAGCAGCCCTGCCAGTTCCTCGACAAGCAAACCAATATGTGCAGCATATACGAAGTGAGACCCGCTGATTGCGCAGGCTTCCCCCATCTTACCAAGAAGAAAATGGCGGACTATATACATGTGCACAAACAGAATATTGAATACTGCCCGGCAACCTATAAAATGGTAGAGAAACTTAAGGCAACCCTGCCCCTTAAATGATGCTGCTTTTTTACAAGCTAATGTCTTCCACAAGGTAACAGTCATGCCCACCCGAATGTAAGTTGATGGCGAGGATATCGTATTGTATCCTTGTCCAGGATGGATGTTGTTCCAGGTATGCGATGGCGCCATTCATGAGTGCGTTCAGCTTCCTTGGTGTGACATCTTCCTCCGGCCAGCCCAGTGCATTCCCCCTTCTTGTCTTTACTTCTATGAAATGCAATACCCCATTGCGACTGGCAATAATATCCAGTTCATAGTGGGAGTGACGCCAGTTCCTGTGCAGGATGGTGAAAGAATGTTCCAGTAGCCAGGCGCAAGCCAGTTCTTCTCCCCAATTACCCAATTGAATATGCCCGCCCATGGTTGCTCCTTTTGCATTATTTTCGGCCCTCTGATATGGAACAAAGTAAATTCTTTAAGCTGAAAGGCAAGGTGCAACACTACCAATGGGGTGGTTTCACCTATTTGCCGCAACTCTTATCCTTGAATAATGACCAGCAACAGCCATTTGCTGAATACTGGCTGGGTGCGCATGTTCAGGCGCCTGCGGAACTGGACAATGGGAGCAAACTGGATAGTGCGGTGGCCGCACATCCGGAATGGCTGGGGGCCAGGGTGCAAGATGCTTTTGGCCGACTACCCTATTTGTTGAAAGTATTGGATGTGAAGGATATGCTGAGTATCCAGGTGCACCCAAGCAGGGAGAGCGCCCTCAAGGGATTCAGGGAAGAAAATGAGGCAGGAGTGCCCCTTAGCGCATCAAACAGGAATTATAAGGATGATAACCATAAGCCGGAACTGATGGCAGCGCTGGGTGATTTTTGGCTGCTGCATGGGTTCAGGAATATTACCAGCATGCAGTCGATCCTTGCAGCAAAACCGGAGTTGAATTTTTTATTGCCGGTTTTTGGGGAAGGCAATTATGAAGCTTTGTACAGGACCGTCATGGAAATGCCTGCCGATGAAGTGAAGGGACGATTGGATCCTTTGCTGGAGCGCATTATCCCGCTTTACCAGCAAGGCAGCCTGGATAGGTCGAACCCCGATTTCTGGGCAGCGAGGGCAGCTATCACCTTTAACCAGCCCGGACAAGTGGATAGGGGTATCTTTTCTGTTTACCTGCTCAACCTGGTGCAGATGAAGAGGGGAGAGGCGATCTTCCAGGATGCAGGAATATTACATGCCTATCTCGAAGGCCAGAATGTAGAACTGATGGCCAATTCAGACAATGTCCTGCGCGGTGGACTTACTCCCAAACACATTGATGTACCTGAATTAATGAAGCATGTTCGCTTTGAACCGGTTGAACCGAATATCCTGGCCGGCTCTGCCATGAATGAAAAGGAAACGGCATATGTTACCCCTGCAAAGGATTTCGAATTGAGAAGGATCGATCTTGAAGCCGGGGAACACTACAGCCTGAAAGCGGAGACCCTGGATATTCTATTGGTGTTGAACGGAAAAGTATTAGCAAATTCAGGGGCCAGGACCGTGGATGTGGAAAAGGGGGCTGCCCTTTTATTGGCGGCTGGTGCTGAGTTGCGCCTGGAATCGGCCACGGGAGCGGAAATATACCATGCAACCGTCCCTGCCTGAAAGCGTGAAAAACTTTGACGCTTCTTGAGGGGTTTTCTGCTATTTTTGCCTAATCATTTTGAATTTTATGAAGTTGAACAGATCATTTATTGTTTCGCTTGTTTTATTGATCATCGTAGCAGCACTGTACCGCGTCATCCCTTCCCGTCCCTGGGGATTCGCTCCTCATATTGCCATGGCCATTTTTGGCGGGGCTGTGATCAGGGACCGTAAGTGGGCCTTCGCACTGCCTGTCTTCTCTATGTTCCTGAGTGATGCCCTTTACCAGGTTTTATATGTGAACGGACTTTCCAGCATACCGGGCTTCTATGAAGGACAGGTAACAAATTACCTCATGTTTGCAGGCCTTACCCTTGTGGGCTTCGCTATCAGGAAGGTAAGCGTTGCCAATGTGGCGCTGGCTTCCCTGGCAGCCCCTGTACTCTATTTCCTGGTTTCCAATTTTGCCGTATGGGTATCCGGTGGCGGCTTTAACCGTCCCAGGACAATGTCTGGCCTGCTGCAATGCTATGCTGACGGCCTACCTTTCTTCCAGGGTTCCCTGATGGCTACCGTGTTCTTTAGCGCGGTATTGTTTGGTGCCTATTATGTGGTTCAGCAAAAGCAGGAGAACAAGGCCATTGCATGATCGGTCAATACATCATTAAATAAAAAAATGCCACCTGCTTGGGTGGCATTTTTCTTTCTAATTAATATGGTCAATTCTGTGCAAGGGTGCCGTTGTTCACGAAGTAGAAATAAGCAGTACCGCCACTGAAACTATTCCAGGTATTCAGGTCAACACTACCATTGCCTGTTGCTGAACCGGTAATGGCATAAGCCCTTACCGCTTGTTGGTTCCGGTTCCAGGTGAGACTGGTCCTGGACAGGCAGGTTTCAGCGCCAAGGCCGTTATTGCTGAGGAAATAGGCTTTATTGGTACCGTAAACTTTGGCAAGGCCATTTGCCTCCACACAAACCGCTGTTTGCTCATCCACCCCAATTCCCCTTACAGTTGTCATGCCCCAATCCTTCATCATCCTGGCCAGCCAGGAGATATGCCTGCCTTGCCTGTCGCGTTGCGTATAATGAGAATCGGTGATGGTATTGGCAAGCAGGGGTGCATTGATGAAATTGTCCCTGTCGATCGTGCTATAACGGTGATAGGGATCCCCCAAAGCCTGGGCTGAGGTAACGGATCCATTCTGGGCAGTATAATAAGCGGATCCGAGAATGGCCAGGCCTGCGCTGGTACCACCCACTGGTACTTTCTTGGTGTTGATCAGGTAATTGATGGCATCTTCAACAGGTGTATCCTTCCAATAGCTGACATAATTCCACTGGTCGCCACCGGCAATGAATAACATTTCCGCGTTGCGGATCTTCTGTGCAACCGATGCATCAAGGGCTTTGGTACGCGTATCAATAATGATGGTCTCAACTGAGTTGAGGGTGCCTAATCCGTACATATAAGCGTTGTAACCATCAGCTCCTGATGACCTGATGACCACAGCATCACCGCCACCACTTTTGCTGATCATCCATTGGATAGCGGCATCAACATCTGTTGAACCTCCCATCAGCATCAGGCCTGCCGAAGTGCTGGTTTGTACATCAGCTGCATCACCGGTAAGGTAGGTAACGATAGAACCCGAGCCTCCGGGGGCTTTGGCATTCAAGCCTGATTCAGGCTGGGCTACAGCCTTAGGGGCAACGCTCTTGCTGCAGGCTGTCAATACGGCAAGGGCGGATAAGGAACCAAAAAGGATCTTTCTCATGGATTGTTGTTTAAGTATGTAGAAAAATACTCATCCTTTTGCTTAAGTGCAAGTGTGCCCGCCCAAGGTAAATGGGGTTTTTGTTCAGGAATACTGCTATTTCCCAGGGAATACTTCTTCGTTGGCGATCTCTTCGCGCATGCTGGTGAGTGCGCCTTTATCATCATAAATAGCGTTGAGCATGAAGGGGCGTCCTTCGAGGAGGTATTTGTAAATGAACCAGTCTGTTGTTGGGGTAGGAACATCCAGCACTTCATCAAATGCAATCCAGTGCAGTTCTCCTTCAGGGCAGGGGGGAGGTGCGATCAGGTCTATTTCAGCGAGGTAAACAAAGCTTGACCAGTTGTAATCATTGGGGGCTGATTCCACCAATACCCCGCAGTAGCGAAAGGCTTCCACATGGATGCCTGTTTCTTCCCTTGTTTCCCGGTATGCTGCAGTATTGGGGTCTTCAAATGGGTCCAGCTTTCCACCAACCGGGGTAAACATGTTTTGATTCGGCTGCTTCAGCCTCTTGAGCAGGAGGAAATGCTTGCCGTTCTTTAAAACACAAAGTACAGCGGTCTTTTTTATGCCAGGGGGTATATTGCCCATGCGGTCTTGGGATTGGTGGTTAGGAAAGGTTGAGGTCAGTCTTCACCTGGCAGGCTTCCAATACGTTGCCATCGGGATCCCGGAACTGGAACCAGCAAACATTTTCATCATCCTCCAGCTCGCCTGCCGATATGCCGCGATCGATCAGGAGGGCGCGGGCCTTCGCGGCATCTTCACACCTGAAGATGGGAAATGCCTTTCCGTTGCCCCCTTCATGGGTTGGTTCACCTGTTTCCCAGATGGTGAGGCTGGTTGAACCTCCCGGGTCCATCACGGCTAGTTTCATCTCAGGATCGTGCCAGGTGCAGGCAAATCCCAACTGGTCACGATACCATTGGAGTGAGCGGTTGATGTCGCTCACTTTAAGGATGATGGTATCAATACCCTGGAAGGGTTGTGGATCTTGATTCATTGCTGAAATTTACCCTTAATATTCGGGATGGTGAAACCACTCTTGTAAATATTTACCTGCTTCAAAGGATCTGGTCGGGGTATTGAACGGATGCAGTTACTTCCGCTTTATTGGTGAGGAACTTGTTGCGTAATGCAGTAAAGGCAGCCAGTATGGCGAGGAAGAAAACAATGGACAGGCCAGCAGCAACAGTATATTCCTCAGCTACCAGGCCTATCATGGAAGGGCCTGCCAGGAAACCGATGAGTCCACCTGTTGCCACAGCAGAGATACCAGTCACGGCATTTACGCCGGGAACCCTGGCTGCGGTACTGAAAAGGATAGGCACGATGCAACTGAATCCTAATCCGATCAGGGTAAAGCCGGCTATGGCAGCATAAATGGAAGGAATGCCTATGGCCAGCAGGAATCCTGCAGCGGCAACCAAACTACCGGTTATGGCCATGCGCTTGCTTCCAACCCTGGGGATCCAGTTGTCTCCATTGAGCCTTCCTAATGCCATGGCCACAGAGAAGCCTGCAAACCCCAAACCAGCCACAGCCTTACTGCTGCCCAGTGATTCTTTCAGGTAGATGGCACTCCAGTCTGCAACACAGCCCTCGCCCATAAAAGTGACGAAGCAGATGAAGGCAAGGCCTATGAGGCTACCGGACGGCAACTGGAAAGAAGAATCGGAAGTGATGATATCGTGATAGGATAATAAGTGATTGCGCATGAGCAGGAGGACCAGCATGATGATGCAGGCAACGATCAGTATCTGGAAGGGGTAGGGGATATGCAGGGAATAGAAGACTGCAGCCAACCCGGCACTCAATCCACCGCCAAGGCTGTACATGCCATGGCTGGTACTCATGATTCGGCGATTATACCTGCTTTCCAGAAGGTCGACCACCGCATTGGTGGAAACGCCATTCAGGAATCCGAGTAATCCTGTGAAATAGAGGGCCACCCAAAACATGAGTGGACTGATGGCCATCACCTGGGCAAGGAATACCAGGCAATAAATGAAATGGCCTATGAACAACCAACGGCCTACTTCCATCCTTTTGAATACCCGGGGGGAGATCACTACCCCTGTCAGTGCCCCTGCCGGTGCCAATAACAGGGATAATCCCAAAGTGGCATCGGTCAGTCCCAGTCTGGCTTTGATCTGCGGGATAGCTGCTACCCAGATGCCGAGCAACAAGCTGCTGACGGCGAAAAGGAAGCCCACAGACCTGCTGGGCCGGTGGCTGAAATAGGCCAGGGTGTTCTGTAACATATGGCTGCAAATCTACAGGCAGTTCCCCAGGTTTTTATTCACATATGGCAAGTCCTACAAAAGAATCTGCCGTGCCATAATAGAGGTGCCATTTGCCCTTGAAATAGACCAGTCCTTCGGCAAAGGTAGTTCCTGCCTTGTATTGCCCGGTGATCTCATGGGGAAGGGAAGGCTGAAGCAAAGGCTGGTCTGACCTGTACAGTAATTTTTTAGGGTCACCGGGATCAAACACCATTAATCCCACTGCATACATGCCTTTTGGAAGGGATTTGCTGGCATTGTCGTTCTCTGCATTCTTGCCGTTGATATACAGGTAAATGCCTTTGTCCGTGATAAGGGCAGGCGGGCCACATTCTGTGAGTTCGCTGTCGAAGTAGCCTTTACGGGTTTCGGCTATGCGTAGCAGTTCGCCCTTTTCATCCAGCAAAGGGTACCAGTCGGCGAGGTTCTCCGACCAGGCAAGGTTCACAAAATGTTCCCCCCAATACATCCAGTACTTGCCATTGATCCTGGCCAATACCTGCTGCCCGTTTTTCATGATGGTCAGCGGGGATCCAGATTTGGACCATTGGTGCAGGAATTTTCCGCCATATGCTTTCGCAAATGCCGGTCCTGTTTTGGCCCAGTTCCTAAGGTCCGCTGAAATGGCCACGGTAAGCCTGGCTACCTGCTGGTCCCAGCTGGTATAGGTCATGATATACTGCCCGTCTTCCGTGGCGGCCACCCTTGGGTCTTCACATCCGCCCGGGTAATCCCATTTGTAACCATTTGATGTATCAGGAAACAATACGGGCTCTGGAAAGGATTTGAAATGCACGCCGTCCTCGCTAACGGCAAGGCCTATCCGCGATGTCCTCCCGCCCAGGTGGGCAGCCGGATTGTCTTCCGCGCGAAAGAGCAGGTAAACTTTATTGTCCTTGATGATCGCTGCCGGGTTGAAGACATCCGCTTTTTGCCAGTGCACACTATCCTTTTTCACCGGGCACCAGAATACCGGCCCTGCATCTGCCCGCATGATGGGATTGACCTGGTGTTTGGTGAATACATTGACTGGCGCTTTCACTGGCACTTGTGCATGGGCAGTAAGCCCGGCCATGATCATGGCTGCTATTGGTAAACCGGCTTGGATCTTCATGTTTATGATGGGCAGTTTTTGTTTATCAGGATTACTGCCTAGCTGTTTTCACTTTCATATCCCTCGTCTACCAGCAGGTCTTTCCCATCTGCTGCAGTCGTGGCTAGTTTGTCGCAGCGGTTATTGTAGGCATTGTCCGCATGACCCTTGACCCATACAAACCTTACGGCATGATCTTCTGCAAGGCGGGCATACCTTAGCCAGAGGTCCTTGTTTTTCTTGCCACCTGCGAAATTGGTACTGATCCATTTTTTCAGCCATCCTTTCTGCACGGCATTCACCACATATTGGCTATCGCTGTAAATGACTATTGGTACGCCTTTTTTGGTAAGGGCTTCAAGACCGGCTATTACGGCCAATAATTCCATCCGGTTATTGGTGGTGAGCCGGTAGCCCTGTGATAGTTCCTTTTCCCGGGTGCCCCATTTCAGGATTACGCCATAACCTCCCGGGCCGGGATTTCCCCTGCTGGCGCCATCTGTGTATATGATCAGTTCGTGATGTGTCATTCAATGAATATTGTTCCCTTTAGGTAGGTGCGGGCCTTTCCTGTCATCAGGACCCTGTCACCTTTAAGGGCGCAAGATAAGGAACCACCACGTTGTGATAGCTGTTTGGCCTGAAGGGAAGTTTTATTCAGTTGTGCGGCCCAGAAGGGAACCATTATGGTGTGCGCTGAACCCGTTACGGGATCTTCATTTATGCCACTCTGGGGATAGAAACACCTGCTCACAAAATCTGCTTCATCCCCCTTTGCCGTGCAGATGATGCCCCTTCCCCCAAATCCGGCCAGGGAGGTGAAATCGGGATCAAGTGCCTCTACTTCCTTTTGGCTTCCTAACAGTACCATGTAGTCGAAACTGGTCTTAAATACCAGCCCTTCGCTGATCCGTAATCCTTCGAAGAGGCCGGCTGGCACCCCGATCATTTCAGGTGGATTGGATGGAAAATCGAGTGTAAGCCCTTCCGCTGAACGTGATACCTTCAATTCGCCACTCTTACTGGTGAATAGCAGGGTGTCGCCTTCAATGCCCAATTCCTCAAATAGGATATGTGAGGCCGCAAGGGTGGCATGGCCGCAAAGATTCACTTCCACACCAGGTGTAAACCAGCGGATGCGGTAGTGTTCCCCTTCCTTCACCAGGTAGGCGGTTTCACTCAAGTTGTTTTCCATGGCGATCTGCTGCATCAGGGGCTCACTCAGCCATTCCCTGAGCAGGATCACTGCCGCCGGGTTGCCACTAAAGGGCTTATCAACAAAAGCATCAGCTACATAGATGTTTAATTCCATTGCCAGGGGAGTTTGGTTTTTTTTCGTTTGATGGTTACCGTTATACCTGGAATACCCCGGTCCTGAATGCCGGGAATTCGGGATTGTTATTAGCTGCATGGATCCCTTCACTGATCACTTTCCGGGTCTGCACAGGATCTATGATATTGTCTACCCATAACCTGGCAGCAGCATAATAGGGTGTGGTCTGCTGATCGTACCTGCCCTTGATCTCATTGAACAGTTTTTGTTCTTCATCCTGCTGCACTTCCTTCCCTTTGGCTTTCATGGCCGCCACCTGGATCTGCATAAGGGTCTTGGCGGCCTGTTCCCCGCCCATCACCGCGATGCGTGCCGAAGGCCAGGCATAAATGAAGCGGGGGTCGTATGCCTTGCCACACATGGCGTAATTGCCTGCCCCATAGGAATTACCGGTGATGATGGTGATCTTGGGTACAACTGAGTTAGCTACCGCGTTGACCAGTTTCGCGCCATCCTTGATGATGCCGGAATGCTCACTCCTGCTGCCTACCATAAATCCGGTAACATCCTGCAGGAAGACCAGCGGTATCTTCTTCTGGTTGCAGTTCAGGATAAACCTCGCGGCCTTATCGGCACTGTCATTATAGATCACGCCGCCCATTTGCATTTCACCCTTCCTGTTCTTTACGATAAGGCGTTGGTTGGCCACAATGCCCACTGCCCAGCCATCTATGCGTGCGTATCCACAAAAGATGGTCTTGCCATAATCGGCCTTGAATTCGTCCAGGCTGCCCGCATCCACGATGCAGTCGATGAGGTCCCGCACATCGTATGGCTTACTGTTGCCTTCCGGGAAAATCTGGTAGAGATCAGTAGCGGGCCTTGCAGGTGACTTGGAACTGATCCTGTCGAATCCTGCCTGTGATTCATGCCCTAGTTTGGACATGATCTGCTTTATTTTATCGAGGCATTCTTTCTCGGTCTTGAATTTATAATCAGCAATGCCGCTTATTTCGGTATGGGTAACTGCCCCACCAAGGGTTTCGGCGTCAATGTCCTCGCCAATGGCTGCTTTTACCAGGTAAGGGCCTGCGAGGAAAATGGAGCCGTTGCCTTCCACCATCAGTGTTTCATCGCTCATGATCGGGAGATAGGCGCCTCCCGCTACACAAG is drawn from Flavihumibacter rivuli and contains these coding sequences:
- a CDS encoding glycoside hydrolase family 130 protein — protein: MKIQAGLPIAAMIMAGLTAHAQVPVKAPVNVFTKHQVNPIMRADAGPVFWCPVKKDSVHWQKADVFNPAAIIKDNKVYLLFRAEDNPAAHLGGRTSRIGLAVSEDGVHFKSFPEPVLFPDTSNGYKWDYPGGCEDPRVAATEDGQYIMTYTSWDQQVARLTVAISADLRNWAKTGPAFAKAYGGKFLHQWSKSGSPLTIMKNGQQVLARINGKYWMYWGEHFVNLAWSENLADWYPLLDEKGELLRIAETRKGYFDSELTECGPPALITDKGIYLYINGKNAENDNASKSLPKGMYAVGLMVFDPGDPKKLLYRSDQPLLQPSLPHEITGQYKAGTTFAEGLVYFKGKWHLYYGTADSFVGLAICE
- a CDS encoding cyanophycinase, which translates into the protein MRKILFGSLSALAVLTACSKSVAPKAVAQPESGLNAKAPGGSGSIVTYLTGDAADVQTSTSAGLMLMGGSTDVDAAIQWMISKSGGGDAVVIRSSGADGYNAYMYGLGTLNSVETIIIDTRTKALDASVAQKIRNAEMLFIAGGDQWNYVSYWKDTPVEDAINYLINTKKVPVGGTSAGLAILGSAYYTAQNGSVTSAQALGDPYHRYSTIDRDNFINAPLLANTITDSHYTQRDRQGRHISWLARMMKDWGMTTVRGIGVDEQTAVCVEANGLAKVYGTNKAYFLSNNGLGAETCLSRTSLTWNRNQQAVRAYAITGSATGNGSVDLNTWNSFSGGTAYFYFVNNGTLAQN
- a CDS encoding YkgJ family cysteine cluster protein, encoding MTSSTNPRAVNLRQFAKQVKDNKSKLRRFLTKIENVRPRGLDQLTPVIEQQVWAEVDCLTCANCCKKMSPTFNKKDLERISAYLGMSVEAFKEKWLYYDKKDGDWMNVKQPCQFLDKQTNMCSIYEVRPADCAGFPHLTKKKMADYIHVHKQNIEYCPATYKMVEKLKATLPLK
- a CDS encoding acyl-CoA carboxylase subunit beta — translated: MTIEQNRNEDAMKLALSDLRTKFDKIALGGGQKAIEKQREKNKLTPRERIAYLVDSMDNFIEIAPFAGYGMYEDQGGCPAGGTVGGIGYVSGRQCVIVANDQTVKAGAWFPITGKKNLRLQEIAMENRIPIIYLVDSAGVFLPMQDEIFPDKEHFGRIFRNNARMSAMGITQLAAVMGPCVAGGAYLPIMSDETLMVEGNGSIFLAGPYLVKAAIGEDIDAETLGGAVTHTEISGIADYKFKTEKECLDKIKQIMSKLGHESQAGFDRISSKSPARPATDLYQIFPEGNSKPYDVRDLIDCIVDAGSLDEFKADYGKTIFCGYARIDGWAVGIVANQRLIVKNRKGEMQMGGVIYNDSADKAARFILNCNQKKIPLVFLQDVTGFMVGSRSEHSGIIKDGAKLVNAVANSVVPKITIITGNSYGAGNYAMCGKAYDPRFIYAWPSARIAVMGGEQAAKTLMQIQVAAMKAKGKEVQQDEEQKLFNEIKGRYDQQTTPYYAAARLWVDNIIDPVQTRKVISEGIHAANNNPEFPAFRTGVFQV
- a CDS encoding MFS transporter, which translates into the protein MLQNTLAYFSHRPSRSVGFLFAVSSLLLGIWVAAIPQIKARLGLTDATLGLSLLLAPAGALTGVVISPRVFKRMEVGRWLFIGHFIYCLVFLAQVMAISPLMFWVALYFTGLLGFLNGVSTNAVVDLLESRYNRRIMSTSHGMYSLGGGLSAGLAAVFYSLHIPYPFQILIVACIIMLVLLLMRNHLLSYHDIITSDSSFQLPSGSLIGLAFICFVTFMGEGCVADWSAIYLKESLGSSKAVAGLGFAGFSVAMALGRLNGDNWIPRVGSKRMAITGSLVAAAGFLLAIGIPSIYAAIAGFTLIGLGFSCIVPILFSTAARVPGVNAVTGISAVATGGLIGFLAGPSMIGLVAEEYTVAAGLSIVFFLAILAAFTALRNKFLTNKAEVTASVQYPDQIL
- the rnhA gene encoding ribonuclease HI translates to MTHHELIIYTDGASRGNPGPGGYGVILKWGTREKELSQGYRLTTNNRMELLAVIAGLEALTKKGVPIVIYSDSQYVVNAVQKGWLKKWISTNFAGGKKNKDLWLRYARLAEDHAVRFVWVKGHADNAYNNRCDKLATTAADGKDLLVDEGYESENS
- a CDS encoding NUDIX hydrolase, coding for MGNIPPGIKKTAVLCVLKNGKHFLLLKRLKQPNQNMFTPVGGKLDPFEDPNTAAYRETREETGIHVEAFRYCGVLVESAPNDYNWSSFVYLAEIDLIAPPPCPEGELHWIAFDEVLDVPTPTTDWFIYKYLLEGRPFMLNAIYDDKGALTSMREEIANEEVFPGK
- a CDS encoding DUF6580 family putative transport protein; translated protein: MKLNRSFIVSLVLLIIVAALYRVIPSRPWGFAPHIAMAIFGGAVIRDRKWAFALPVFSMFLSDALYQVLYVNGLSSIPGFYEGQVTNYLMFAGLTLVGFAIRKVSVANVALASLAAPVLYFLVSNFAVWVSGGGFNRPRTMSGLLQCYADGLPFFQGSLMATVFFSAVLFGAYYVVQQKQENKAIA
- a CDS encoding PhzF family phenazine biosynthesis protein, with the translated sequence MELNIYVADAFVDKPFSGNPAAVILLREWLSEPLMQQIAMENNLSETAYLVKEGEHYRIRWFTPGVEVNLCGHATLAASHILFEELGIEGDTLLFTSKSGELKVSRSAEGLTLDFPSNPPEMIGVPAGLFEGLRISEGLVFKTSFDYMVLLGSQKEVEALDPDFTSLAGFGGRGIICTAKGDEADFVSRCFYPQSGINEDPVTGSAHTIMVPFWAAQLNKTSLQAKQLSQRGGSLSCALKGDRVLMTGKARTYLKGTIFIE
- a CDS encoding VOC family protein, whose protein sequence is MNQDPQPFQGIDTIILKVSDINRSLQWYRDQLGFACTWHDPEMKLAVMDPGGSTSLTIWETGEPTHEGGNGKAFPIFRCEDAAKARALLIDRGISAGELEDDENVCWFQFRDPDGNVLEACQVKTDLNLS
- the manA gene encoding mannose-6-phosphate isomerase, class I, with product MEQSKFFKLKGKVQHYQWGGFTYLPQLLSLNNDQQQPFAEYWLGAHVQAPAELDNGSKLDSAVAAHPEWLGARVQDAFGRLPYLLKVLDVKDMLSIQVHPSRESALKGFREENEAGVPLSASNRNYKDDNHKPELMAALGDFWLLHGFRNITSMQSILAAKPELNFLLPVFGEGNYEALYRTVMEMPADEVKGRLDPLLERIIPLYQQGSLDRSNPDFWAARAAITFNQPGQVDRGIFSVYLLNLVQMKRGEAIFQDAGILHAYLEGQNVELMANSDNVLRGGLTPKHIDVPELMKHVRFEPVEPNILAGSAMNEKETAYVTPAKDFELRRIDLEAGEHYSLKAETLDILLVLNGKVLANSGARTVDVEKGAALLLAAGAELRLESATGAEIYHATVPA
- the xerD gene encoding site-specific tyrosine recombinase XerD, with the protein product MWASYKKGFKAWLQLEKSLSDNSVEAYLRDLDKLTQFLEMKQWVMPPGQLELSHLQEFIRWVAEIGMTATSQARILSGLRSFYKYCQIEQVSQNDPTLLLDSPKLKRALPDVLSFEEIEQVIGAIDRSKAEGERNKAILETMYSCGLRVSEVVGLKISCLYLDMGFIRVIGKGDKERLVPIGSNAIKQLRLYLGTIRNHYPPVKGNEDIVFLNRRGGQLSRVMIFLLIKDLAKKAGINKSISPHTFRHSFATHLVEGGADLRAVQEMLGHESITTTEIYTHLDREYLRSTLHQFHPAFRK
- a CDS encoding YraN family protein, with protein sequence MGGHIQLGNWGEELACAWLLEHSFTILHRNWRHSHYELDIIASRNGVLHFIEVKTRRGNALGWPEEDVTPRKLNALMNGAIAYLEQHPSWTRIQYDILAINLHSGGHDCYLVEDISL